The sequence below is a genomic window from Anaerocolumna chitinilytica.
AAATTACAATCTATCTCATTTGATAATCATCTGTAAAATGAAATAAGTTTAAGAACAATGAAACTTAGCAAGAACCCAATATAAAATACAAGACCATAATTTGTAAAACCATAATATGTAAAACCAAAACCGGATTCTAAATATTGGATAAACAGATGAGAGGCGGCTTGTTATGCAGCTATGCATCGAGAGAACCCTTATGACACTTAAGTGGCAGAAAACATAGCAAGGAAAATCAGTGCCATTGTCTGAGCGCAGCGAGTTTGGCACTGAATTGACTGTCTGCTATGTTTCCTGGCGCTTTAGTGGAGTAGGGGTTCTTGAGTCGCATAGCTGCATAACAAGTCGCCTCTCATCGTCCACCCCCAAAAACTAAAACCTTGCCAAAACCTACATATGATATGCCGCAGATTTACCTGTAGTTCCTTAAGACTTACAAGTGGTTAAAATTGACAAAAAGAAACACATTTAGTACAATAATATGGAGAATATTTCTAATCTAATTCTAATTTCTGTGTAATATGGTATTAATAAGAGAGTAGTATGATAGTTTCATACAGGAGGTGTTAAGGTGCTTTTACTATTCCAGGTGTGTTTTTTTGTAGGTATTGCTTTAATAATATTATCCCTTCTGCTGGGAAGTGTTTTTGATATTGCAGGGATTGACGGACTTAATCTGGATTTTGGAGGAAGTTCCCTGGCACTGCCCATAAGTCCTATTGTAGCAGTTCTGTTTTCAACAATTTTTGGCGGAATCGGCTGGGTGCTAATTGAGTATGTTCCGGGTCTGATGTGGTTTATAGACATTATAATTGCAGTGGTAACTGGGTTTATTATCTGCTATTTCATGCAGCATTTTATTGTTACACCTCTTAAAAAGGCGCAAAACACAAGTACACCGGAGGCACATGATCTGATTGGACTCCCGGCATCCGTATCAGAAACGATACCCCAAAATGGGTTTGGAGAGATAAGATACACTATTAATGGGAACAGTTATACCTCACCGGCTAAGACCATTGACGGAGAGGAGTTAAAGGCAGGAGTAAACGTAGCTATCTGCTGGATTGAAGGGTATGTGTATTATGTTACATCAACAGAGAATATCTGATATCAAAGAATAATTCTTGGATATCTGGTATAGATTTGGAAACCACGGCCTACAGGATGTATGGCAATGGAAGTACGTATTAATAGGAGGATTAAGGGAATGTATGAAGGTATTATGATTGCGGGAATTATAGTCGCTGCGGTTGTATTGGTTACCCTGGTAATTACAACAACCTGGAAGAGAGTTCCCCAGGATAAGGCGGTTGTCGTAACCGGTCTTAGAAAAAGAGTTATATCCGGTGGCGGTGGTTTTGTTATACCGTTATTGGAAAGAGCGGATAAGATTTCATTGGAAAATATGAAGATTGAAATCCGCACAGAAGGAGCCAGAACAGAACAGGGTGTTGATATCCGGGCAGACGGTGTTGCTGTCATTAAGGTAAAGAGCGATAAGGATAGCATTCTAAATGCAGTAGAGCAATTTAATACCGGCAGAGAACAGCAGACAATCGAAATTATAAAAGATACCGGCAAGGATGTACTGGAAGGTAAACTTAGAGAAATAATTTCCAAGATGACTGTAGAAGAGATTTATAAGGATAGAGAAAAGTTTGCTTCGCAGGTTCAGGAAGTAGCAGCGATGGGCCTTGCCAGCATGGGGTTAGAATTAAAAGCATTTACGATTCGAGATATTTCAGATAAGAATGGTTATCTGGAGGCCCTTGGTAAACCCCGCATTGCAGAGGTAAAAAAGAATGCAGCTATTGCAGAGGCAGAAGCCCTAAGGGAAACTAAAATTAAGGTAGCAGAAGCAGAGAGATTAGGAGAAGAAGCAAGAATCGTTGCCGAAACTCATGTTGCGGAAGCGAATAAGGAAAAAGAATTAAAGATCCAGGGATACCGTCAAGAGCAGGAAACGGTAAAGGCAAAGGCAGACTCTGCCTATGAAATCCAGAAGAATAAGGTAGATAAAGAAGTTACCGAAACTGCCATGTTGGTAGAGTTAACGAAGAAGGAAAAAGAAGCTGAAATTCAGGATAAAGAAGCTATCAGACGTGAGAAAGAATTGCTTGCTACGGTAAATAAAGAAGCAGATGCTGAGAATTATCGTATCAGCAAGGAAGCAGATGCTAAGAAGTACTCTGAATTAAAGGAAGCAGAAGCCTCCAGTATGGCAATCAAGATTAAAGCAGAGGCAGAAGCAGAAGCTATAAAGATCAAAGGTGAAGCAGAAGCCGCCGCCATCCTTGCAAAAGGTGCTGCAGAAGCAGAAACAATGGTAAAGAAGGCAGGAGCTTATAAGCAGTATAACGATGCTGCTATTACTCAGATGATTATTGAGAAATTACCGGAGATAGCAGCTTCCATAGCAGAACCTCTTACCAAGACCGAGAAGATTGTAATTATTGATAATGGCAGTAACGGAGAAGGTTCAGGTGCCGCTAAAGTGTCCGGATATGTGACGGATATCATTACACAACTGCCGGAAGCCATTGAAGCAGTAACCGGTATCAACTTTATGGATAATATTAAGAAGAGCTTATCAAAAGAAGAAAACAAGGAAGAAAAAAAGGATAATAAGGAAGAAAGTGAAGAGGTAACAGCTGACTATAAAGAGGTATAAGAATAATACAGTTAATGCTGTTATACATTAGGAAGAAGACATACAAAAATGCACCTTAGGATCATGGATTAGTTCCAAACTTAAGGTGCATTTATTACATTATTGTTTTAAGTTTTAAGATTACTGTGCGGATTCTGTAGGGGTTACCTCTGCTTTTTCTAATACGGTAACTTTACAGTAATCATATTTACCATTTCCGATAGCAGCAAAGATGTAGGTTACACCTGCGGCTTTTGCCGATACTCGTCCGCCTACGCTAACAGATGCGATGGAGGAATCATTACTCCAAAATCTGGCCTCTTCTACGGTGTTGTTCGGTTTCAAAATAGCTGTTAAGGAAGTTTTATCTCCTATTACAAGAGTTATTTCAGATTTTGTGAGCTTTACACTTAATGCAGGAGGGCCAACGGTAACTTCACAGTCCAGGGAGGCAGCTGTTTTTGTGCCATCCTTTACAGTTACAGTTACAATAGTTGTTCCAAAGCCAGCTGCGGTAATAAGACCGGAATCATCCACCGTGGCAATTGAGGAATCGCCTGATTTGTAGGATACTTTCTGGCTTTCTGTAACATTATAAAGCTTTAAATTGAAAGTAGAATCTTTTACAAGGGACTTACTCTTAACATTTAATTTAATGCTGTTTTGGTCATCGTCAACGGTTGAGGCACTGGCAACTGCATTACTACCGAATACGGGTGGCAATAGCACAGTTAAAAATAAAAACATGCCAAATGCCAAAAGGCACTTCTTCCATAAATTCGTTTTCATGGCAATATCCTCCTAAGGACAGGCCTTGGTATAGGAAGTAAAGGTGGCTTTCTATAACCTGATAACAAATCGACCTGTTTTCAAAATATCTATGAAATTCGGAGAACTACATAGAAAGATATAAGTGTACTTTATTATGTACAAAAATAAAATAAACTATTAATTTGTCAGAATCATGGCAAAATATTAATTTTTTCTTACGGACATTACGTTTTTTTATAGACTGACTTTTCCACTTGTTTTTAAGAAGGAACCCAGATATAATAAAATGCATATGGAGCGAATTACGAAGACAAAAGCTTAGAGGATATTGGAGGAAAAGAAATGCAGTATATACTAATCGCCGATGATAATCAGGATATAACGGATGTCTTGTCAGCGTATTCCAAAAAAGAAGGATTGGAACCGGTCATTGCAAATGATGGGGAAGAAGCCTTCCGTTTATTCGAAAAATTCAGCCCTTCAGCGGTGCTTTTAGATGTTATGATGCCGAAAGAAGATGGTTATGAAGTATGCCGAAAGATAAGGGCAATATCCAATGTACCTGTTTTGCTGATAACGGCCAGAGGCGAAGATTTTGAAAAAATAATGGGACTTGATATTGGTGCCGATGATTATATAGTAAAACCTTTTAGTCCGAGTGAAGTTATGGCAAGAGTAAGAGCGGTGCTCCGAAGAATGACCAAAACGGAGAAGGAAGTGAAGGCAGGGAATATCATAACCGTATGCGGTATGACAATTAATCTGGATGAATATACCCTACATATAAATGGAAACAAGATGTCACTTACGAAAAAAGAAATAGAAACGATGTGGACCTTGGCAAAAAACCCTAACAAAGTTTTTACCAGGGACAATTTGCTGGACAGTCTGTGGGGATTTGATTATTTTGGAGACAGCCGGACTGTTGATTCCCATATAAAGCGTCTTAGGGCAAAATTGGACGCAATAGAACATCCCGACTGGAATATAAAAACTATTTGGGGAGTGGGCTATAAATTCGAAATAGAAGAGTAATAATGATTAAGAAAAGTTTTACGGGGTAATGAAAATACAATTTATATAATTATATTTTCATACCCCTTTCGTAAATGTTTAATACGAAAGGAGTAAAAGTATAAATGGATAAGAAACTGCAGGGCAAGCCTTTTAACAGGCTTTTTTTTAAGGTCTATATTAATTATGCCCTTGTACTTACTCTTTTTGCCATACTGGTTGGACTTATTTTCATGAATCTGTATGAAAGTGCCACTATGGAAAATTACCGGGAGAAAATGTTAAAACAAGCAATTGTGGTCGTGAAGAATCTTTCTAAAGCCATTACCAATAAGGAAATCGTCAGCTATCTGGACTATCAGAACAATGTCCAGGAGATGGATGATGAAACAGATATCTGGACAATATCGAATCCGGGTGCCAAAAATCCTATGGATAAACAATTTGAGAATTTTTCCCTGGAAGATGTCACTCTGCCAAAGGACTTTGTAACAGTAGTTGAAAAGGCCTTTCAAGGAAAGCATACTAATAAAAGCGGTTATTATGAAGAACTTGGAGGAAAAAATGCGATTCAGGGATATCCGGTAATTATAAACGGAGAAGTAGTCGGAGCCGTGCTTATTTCTACAGAGATTAAGAATCAGGAAGAAATCATCAACAGCAGTACCCACCTGATTTTTTTCAGTGTTGGAATTGCCCTTTCCATTTCCTTTATTATAGCCATACTATTTGCAAGAGGTATCACAAAGCCTATTACCTCTATGAGATCCGCAGCTTTGTTACTGGCTGACGGAAAGTATGAAACCAAATTGGATTTAAAGCGTAAAGATGAGATAGGGGACTTGGCTACCACCATTGATATTCTGGCAGACCGCTTAAAAGAGAACGAAGAAGAAAGGCAAAACAGAGATCAGATGAGAACTGATTTCTTTGCCAATGTTTCCCATGAGCTTAGAACGCCGATTACCGTTGTCAGGGCATATACCGAGATGTTAGTGGATGGAATTGTTACGGATGAAGAGAAAGTTATGCAGTATCATGCAAAGATCCTGGCAGAATGTAAAGGGATGGAACGACTGGTTGGCGACCTGCTTCTTTTATCAAAAATGCAAAACCCGGATTTTGAAGTGGAAAAGGAACCGGTCAATGTTGTGCAGATTTTTGATGACCTGATTCGAAGTTTTCATCCACGGTGCCAGGACAGACAGATAGAAATGATATTCACCAAAGAATATCCGGTGTGTATTATGATGGGAGATTATGACCGTTTAAAACAAATGTTTTTAATAATCTTGGACAATGCCGTAAAATTTTCAATGAATGATTCTAAGATACACATAAATATAGTCAAAACGGATAAACTATTAATATCGGTTCGTGATGAAGGTGTTGGAATTGCAGAGGATGAACTGCCTTATATTTTTGATAAGTTTTATCGTTCAAAATTAAAGCAAAACGAACAGGGATCAGGTCTTGGTCTGGCCATTGCAAAACAGATTTCCTTAAAACACGATGGTGAAATAATGGTAAAAAGTGAAAAAGGAAAGGGTACAGAATTTGTTTTTACCTTTCAAAGCCTGGAAAATTATGTAGAAGAGTTGGACATTTCGTAATATTATCGCAAATGAACCTTGAAATTAATAAAAGTCTGGGTTATAATAATGACATAAAAGATATTTCCTGGGATGTGCGACACTCCTGTTATTTTGAACCTACAACATTTATAAGGGATTCCTAATTTGTAAGATTATGTCAGGCCACCGTTTGCAGTGGAAGACAGAGGCTTGCATGCGGAAACCCACCTAGCTTTTGCTAGGAGTCAAAATACAGGAAACGGCGTTTCGGGGTATTGACAAAAGATAAAGAGGCAGCTTTAGCTGCCTTTTTTTGTTTACATAATAACTCTCTTCTGATAGAATAAAGGATAGATAAAGTTTATAATCATATATAAAGGCGATTTTAGATATAGAAAGAGCTTTGCAGTTTACTTGTGAAATCTATAAATTAGAATATGAAATGTGAAAGAAATTTTAAATGAGAAGTGTGCCTATCGTTTCTTTCACTTGATTTTAGATGGGAGTAAAAGATGAGAGACGGATTTATTAAAGTAGCAGCAGCCACCCCAACTATTAAAGTGGCAGACTGTGAATATAATGGCAGGCAGATAAGAAGCCTTATTGAAGAGGCTCAAAGTCAGGCAGTTAAAGTCTTGGTACTGCCGGAGCTGTGCCTTAGCGGGTATACCTGCGGAGAACTTTTTTTACAGGATAGTCTGTTAAACTCTGCGATGGTTGAACTAAAACAGATTGTAGATTTTACAAAAGGCAGAAAGATATTTGTAACTCTTGGACTTCCTATACTAAGAAATGCGAAGTTATACAATGTGGCAGCAGCCATCTATAACGGAAAGTTACTTGGCTTTGTTCCCAAAAAAAATCTACCGGGGTATTCTGAATTTTATGAAGTCAGACATTTTAATGCCGGAGAGGAAGAGGTATCAGAAGTCACATTTTTTGGGGAGAAAATTCCTTTTGGAATGAATATATTATTCTGCTGTGAGGATTTTGGGCAGCTTATGATAGGAATTGAGATCTGTGAAGACCTTTGGGTACCTTTATCTCCAAGCGTGAGCCATACTTTGGCAGGAGCTACTCTTATTCTGAATCCATCAGCCAGTGATGAGACAACAGGCAAGGATATCTACCGCAGAGAGCTTATCCGTATGCAGTCAGCGAAACTGGTATGCGGATATATATATGCTGCTTCAGGGGAGGGAGAATCCAGTACGGACTTAGTCTTTGGAGCCCATAATTTAATTGCGGAAAATGGTATTTTATTAAAAGAGTCTCCCCGTTTTATTAATGAAATGACAATAACAGAGCTGGATATGGGTAAGCTGGCCAGTGAACGCAGAAGAATGACCACCTACCATGTGGCAGAGCGGAAGGATTACCTGTATGTGAGTTTCGCTTTTGGTGAAGATATTTTATCAGAAGAAACAGAGCTTACAAGATTTATTGACAAAGCGCCTTTTGTTCCAGGTAAAAAAGAGGAAAGAGAGAAACGCTGCGAAGAAATTATCAATATCCAGGCTTATGGATTAAAGAAACGACTGGAACACACCGGGCTTAAGACGGCAGTACTTGCTATATCGGGAGGCTTGGATTCTACGCTGGCACTGTTAGTAGTCTGCAAAGCTTTTGACCTGTTAAGACTTGACAGAAAAGGTATTATAGCAGTAACCATGCCTTGCTTTGGAACGACTGACAGAACCTATAATAATGCTGTAACCTTGGCAAGAGAGCTGTCCGTTAGCTTTTTGGAAATTCCGATAAAGGATGCGGTAAATCTTCATTTTAAAGATATAGGGCATGATCCGCTGGTACATGATGTTATCTATGAGAATGTGCAGGCAAGAGAGCGGACGCAGGTAATTATGGATTTATCCAATAAATACAATGGTCTTGTTATCGGAACCGGTGATATGTCCGAACTGGCTCTTGGATGGGCAACCTATAATGGAGATCATATGTCCATGTACGGTGTTAATGCCTCTGTTCCAAAGACTCTGGTGAGATATCTGGTAGGTTATTTTGCAATGATTACAGATAATGCTGCTCTAAGGGAAGTACTGACGGATATTTTAGATACACCTGTAAGTCCGGAACTTCTTCCGCCGAAGGATGGAGTGATAGCCCAGAAGACGGAAGAACTGGTTGGTCCTTATGAGCTCCATGACTTTTTCTTATATCATGTATTACGGTATGGATATACTCCCGGTAAGATTTTCAGACTTGCCAGAATAGCTTTTCTGGAAGATTATAGTGCAGATGTTATATTAAAATGGCTTAAGAACTTTTACCGCCGATTCTTCAGTCAGCAGTTTAAGCGTTCCTGTCTCCCTGATGGGCCTAAGGTTGGTTCAGTTGCAGTTTCTCCCAGAGGAGATTTAAGGATGCCTAGTGATGCAAGTGCGGCCCAATGGATGAAAGAGCTGGAGCTTTTATAAATATAGCTTTTGCAGTAAATATCTTATTGAATACTTATAATTTTAAGTAGCTTAATCAAAATAGCTGGAAAAATAACAAAAGAAGGATAGTTGCAGCTGCTAAAATCTCCAGCTTAACTTTAGCAGTGGCGCTTTTACAAGCGTAAAGCAAAGAGTATCGTAATGGCATTAAAAATAATCACGGATTCTGCTTCGGATGTACCACGTTCACTGATAGAAAAATATGACCTTCATGTAATACCTACGCCTGTTGTAATAGAAGAAAAGGATTACTTTGACGGAGAGACTATATTTCCGGAAGAGTTTTATAATATCTTAAGAAGC
It includes:
- a CDS encoding sensor histidine kinase gives rise to the protein MDKKLQGKPFNRLFFKVYINYALVLTLFAILVGLIFMNLYESATMENYREKMLKQAIVVVKNLSKAITNKEIVSYLDYQNNVQEMDDETDIWTISNPGAKNPMDKQFENFSLEDVTLPKDFVTVVEKAFQGKHTNKSGYYEELGGKNAIQGYPVIINGEVVGAVLISTEIKNQEEIINSSTHLIFFSVGIALSISFIIAILFARGITKPITSMRSAALLLADGKYETKLDLKRKDEIGDLATTIDILADRLKENEEERQNRDQMRTDFFANVSHELRTPITVVRAYTEMLVDGIVTDEEKVMQYHAKILAECKGMERLVGDLLLLSKMQNPDFEVEKEPVNVVQIFDDLIRSFHPRCQDRQIEMIFTKEYPVCIMMGDYDRLKQMFLIILDNAVKFSMNDSKIHINIVKTDKLLISVRDEGVGIAEDELPYIFDKFYRSKLKQNEQGSGLGLAIAKQISLKHDGEIMVKSEKGKGTEFVFTFQSLENYVEELDIS
- a CDS encoding Ig-like domain-containing protein, producing the protein MKTNLWKKCLLAFGMFLFLTVLLPPVFGSNAVASASTVDDDQNSIKLNVKSKSLVKDSTFNLKLYNVTESQKVSYKSGDSSIATVDDSGLITAAGFGTTIVTVTVKDGTKTAASLDCEVTVGPPALSVKLTKSEITLVIGDKTSLTAILKPNNTVEEARFWSNDSSIASVSVGGRVSAKAAGVTYIFAAIGNGKYDYCKVTVLEKAEVTPTESAQ
- a CDS encoding NAD(+) synthase codes for the protein MRDGFIKVAAATPTIKVADCEYNGRQIRSLIEEAQSQAVKVLVLPELCLSGYTCGELFLQDSLLNSAMVELKQIVDFTKGRKIFVTLGLPILRNAKLYNVAAAIYNGKLLGFVPKKNLPGYSEFYEVRHFNAGEEEVSEVTFFGEKIPFGMNILFCCEDFGQLMIGIEICEDLWVPLSPSVSHTLAGATLILNPSASDETTGKDIYRRELIRMQSAKLVCGYIYAASGEGESSTDLVFGAHNLIAENGILLKESPRFINEMTITELDMGKLASERRRMTTYHVAERKDYLYVSFAFGEDILSEETELTRFIDKAPFVPGKKEEREKRCEEIINIQAYGLKKRLEHTGLKTAVLAISGGLDSTLALLVVCKAFDLLRLDRKGIIAVTMPCFGTTDRTYNNAVTLARELSVSFLEIPIKDAVNLHFKDIGHDPLVHDVIYENVQARERTQVIMDLSNKYNGLVIGTGDMSELALGWATYNGDHMSMYGVNASVPKTLVRYLVGYFAMITDNAALREVLTDILDTPVSPELLPPKDGVIAQKTEELVGPYELHDFFLYHVLRYGYTPGKIFRLARIAFLEDYSADVILKWLKNFYRRFFSQQFKRSCLPDGPKVGSVAVSPRGDLRMPSDASAAQWMKELELL
- a CDS encoding response regulator transcription factor gives rise to the protein MQYILIADDNQDITDVLSAYSKKEGLEPVIANDGEEAFRLFEKFSPSAVLLDVMMPKEDGYEVCRKIRAISNVPVLLITARGEDFEKIMGLDIGADDYIVKPFSPSEVMARVRAVLRRMTKTEKEVKAGNIITVCGMTINLDEYTLHINGNKMSLTKKEIETMWTLAKNPNKVFTRDNLLDSLWGFDYFGDSRTVDSHIKRLRAKLDAIEHPDWNIKTIWGVGYKFEIEE
- a CDS encoding flotillin family protein — translated: MYEGIMIAGIIVAAVVLVTLVITTTWKRVPQDKAVVVTGLRKRVISGGGGFVIPLLERADKISLENMKIEIRTEGARTEQGVDIRADGVAVIKVKSDKDSILNAVEQFNTGREQQTIEIIKDTGKDVLEGKLREIISKMTVEEIYKDREKFASQVQEVAAMGLASMGLELKAFTIRDISDKNGYLEALGKPRIAEVKKNAAIAEAEALRETKIKVAEAERLGEEARIVAETHVAEANKEKELKIQGYRQEQETVKAKADSAYEIQKNKVDKEVTETAMLVELTKKEKEAEIQDKEAIRREKELLATVNKEADAENYRISKEADAKKYSELKEAEASSMAIKIKAEAEAEAIKIKGEAEAAAILAKGAAEAETMVKKAGAYKQYNDAAITQMIIEKLPEIAASIAEPLTKTEKIVIIDNGSNGEGSGAAKVSGYVTDIITQLPEAIEAVTGINFMDNIKKSLSKEENKEEKKDNKEESEEVTADYKEV